The proteins below come from a single Miscanthus floridulus cultivar M001 chromosome 1, ASM1932011v1, whole genome shotgun sequence genomic window:
- the LOC136475517 gene encoding GPN-loop GTPase 3-like: MGYAQLVIGPAGSGKSTYCSSLYDHCQTVGRTIHIVNLDPAAEHFDYPVDMDIRELISLDDVMEEIGLGPNGGLIYCMEHLEDSLDDWFDEQLENYLDDDYLVFDCPGQIELFTHVPVLRNFVEHLKRKNFNVCAVYLLDSQFVSDVTKYISGCMASLSAMIQLELPHINILSKMDLVSNKKEVEEYLDPNAQVLLSQLNRQMAPRFGKLNKCLAELVDDYSMVNFLPLDLRKESSIQYVLSYIDTCIQYGEDADVKVRDFEPIEDED; the protein is encoded by the exons ATGGGATACGCGCAGCTCGTCATCGGCCCCGCTGGAAGCGGCAAG TCAACTTATTGCTCCAGTTTGTACGACCATTGCCAGACTGTGGGCAGGACAATTCATATTGTCAATCTCGATCCAGCTGCTGAGCACTTCGACTATCCTGTAGATATGG ATATCAGAGAGCTGATTTCATTGGATGATGTTATGGAGGAGATTGGGCTGGGGCCAAATGGCGGTCTCATCTACTGCATGGA GCACCTAGAAGACAGCTTGGATGATTGGTTTGATGAACAGCTGGAGAACTACTTGGATGATGACTATCTTGTGTTTGATTGCCCTG GCCAGATTGAACTCTTCACGCATGTTCCAGTTCTGCGGAACTTTGTTGAGCACCTGAAACGAAAAAATTTCAATGTTTGCGCTGTTTACCTTCTTGATTCACAG TTTGTCAGTGATGTAACGAAATACATCAGTGGTTGCATGGCTTCTCTATCAGCTATGATTCAGCTTGAACTTCCTCATATCAACATCCTTTCAAAGATGGATCTGGTCTCCAACAAAAAAGAAGTAGAAGA GTACCTGGACCCGAATGCACAGGTTCTTCTTTCACAGCTGAATCGGCAGATGGCACCCCGATTTGGCAAGTTGAACAAGTGTTTAGCTGAACTG GTTGATGATTACAGCATGGTTAATTTCCTACCACTTGATTTGAGAAAGGAAAGCAG CATACAATATGTGCTGTCGTACATCGACACCTGTATCCAGTACGGGGAAGATGCAGATGTGAAGGTCAGGGACTTTGAGCCCATCGAGGACGAAGACTAG
- the LOC136453542 gene encoding probable phosphoribosylformylglycinamidine synthase, chloroplastic/mitochondrial translates to MASPGQMTASNLLRTEGFPGNMGKRCGLIPARSLGSRRLRMTQHCFHQQHICWPRLQRVMTRNIRLSSSPGAVASKGFDSPLVEKPDTALDVGIIHLYRIPFLQESETMELLRKVKAKVSANIVDILTEQCFNIQLDNPLTPEKLSTLHWLLAETYEPEKLQTRSFLEDEVSRNSCTVIVEVGPRMTFSTAFSTNAVSICKSLSLVEVTRLERSRRYLLRLEPGSDPLDESQLKEFAALVHDRMTECIYPNKLTSFQSDVVPEPVRVVPVIERGEEALEEINVKMGLAFDKQDIDYYTHLFRDDIKRNPTTVELFDIAQSNSEHSRHWFFNGKLVIDGETMPTTLFQLVKSPLKANHNNSVIGFKDNSSAIKGFPVNQLRPTIPGFTSPLSIIMRELDILFTAETHNFPCAVAPYPGAETGAGGRIRDTHATGKGSFVVASTAGYCVGNLRIDNSNAPWEDPSFSYPVNLASPLQILVDASDGASDYGNKFGEPLIQGYTRTFGMRLLNGERREWLKPIMFSGAIGQIDHAHISKGDPEIGMLVVKIGGPAYRIGMGGGAASSMVSGQNDAELDFNAVQRGDAEMAQKLYRVVRACAEMGQSNPIISIHDQGAGGNCNVVKEIIYPKGAEIDIRSIVVGDHTLSVLEIWGAEYQEQDALLVKPESRSLLESLCERERVSMAVIGKIDGCGKIVLIDSAAVEHSKLNGLPPPTPVEELELEKVLGDMPQKTFEFRRVSQVTEPLDIAPGVTLLDALKRVLRLPSVCSKRFLTTKVDRCVTGLVAQQQTVGPLQLPLADVAVIAQTYTDLTGGACSIGEQPIKGLLNPKAMARLAVGEALTNLVWAKVTSLADVKASGNWMYAAKLDGEGADMYDAAVALADCMIELGIAIDGGKDSLSMAAQCDGEVVKAPGNLVISTYVTCPDITLTVTPDLKLGKDGILLHIDLAKGNRRLGGSALAQAFDQIGNDCPDIDDVLYLKKVFEAIQELLSERLISAGHDISDGGLIVSVLEMAFAGNCGFKLDIDLEDRSLIEGLFAEELGLIIEVHSKYLNIVKQKLEIAGISANVIGEVTSLPEIEVFVDGNLHLKEKTSDLRDLWEETSFQLEELQRLKSCVKLEKEGLKCRTSPSWSLSFTPKFTDGKLLTASSKPKVAIIREEGSNGDREMAAAFHAAGFEPWDITMSDLLAGKSSLKEFRGIAFVGGFSYADVLDSAKGWAASIRFNQPLIQQFQDFYHRPDTFSLGVCNGCQLMALLGWVPGSGVGGSLGTGGDLSQPRFIHNESGRFECRFTSVSIGDSPAIMFKGMEGSTLGVWSAHGEGRAFFPDENILATVVKSNLAPVRYCDDYNNITETYPFNPNGSPLGIAALCSPDGRHLAMMPHPERCFMMWQYPWYPKEWQVEKSGPSPWLRMFQNAREWCS, encoded by the exons ATGGCATCACCTGGCCAAATGACGGCAAGCAATCTGTTACGGACTGAAGGCTTTCCTGGAAATATG GGAAAAAGATGCGGTTTAATTCCTGCGAGAAGTCTTGGATCAAGAAGATTGCGAATGACTCAACACTGCTTCCATCAACAGCATATTTGTTGGCCACGTCTACAAAGAGTTATGACTCGTAATATCCGATTGTCGTCATCTCCTGGGGCCGTGGCATCCAAGGGGTTTGACAGTCCATTAGTTGAGAAACCTGATACTGCGTTGGATGTTGGAATTATTCACTTGTACCGTATACCATTTCTTCAAGAAAGTGAAACCATGGAGCTGCTCAGGAAAGTGAAGGCAAAGGTTTCTGCTAATATTGTTGATATACTGACTGAGCAGTGCTTCAACATTCAATTGGACAATCCACTCACTCCTGAGAAGCTTTCAACACTTCATTGGCTCTTAGCAGAAACTTATGAACCTGAGAAGTTGCAAACTAGGAGCTTTCTGGAGGATGAAGTATCTAGAAATTCTTGTACTGTCATTGTTGAGGTTGGTCCCCGGATGACATTTTCAACAGCATTCTCGACCAATGCTGTCTCAATTTGTAAATCTCTCTCATTAGTAGAAGTGACACGACTAGAGAGATCAAGAAGATACCTTTTGCGCCTTGAGCCTGGTAGTGATCCACTTGATGAAAGTCAGCTCAAAGAATTCGCTGCATTGGTTCATGATAGAATGACAGAGTGCATTTATCCCAACAAGCTCACATCATTTCAATCAGACGTAGTTCCTGAACCTGTCCGTGTTGTTCCAGTCATTGAAAGGGGAGAAGAAGCATTGGAAGAAATAAATGTGAAGATGGGACTTGCTTTTGACAAACAGGATATTGACTACTATACACACCTCTTCAGAGATGATATTAAACGCAATCCAACTACCGTGGAACTTTTTGATATTGCACAATCCAATAGCGAACATAGCAGACATTGGTTTTTTAATGGAAAGCTTGTAATAGACGGAgagaccatgccaaccactttgTTCCAGTTAGTGAAGAGTCCCCTGAAAGCCAACCACAATAACTCTGTCATCGGATTCAAGGATAACTCAAGTGCAATAAAAGGATTCCCAGTAAATCAGCTGCGCCCAACAATTCCGGGTTTCACTTCACCATTATCCATTATCATGCGTGAGCTAGATATTTTATTCACAGCAGAAACCCATAACTTTCCATGCGCTGTTGCACCATACCCTGGAGCTGAGACGGGTGCAGGTGGCCGTATAAGGGACACACATGCCACTGGGAAGGGTTCTTTTGTTGTTGCTTCCACTGCTGGTTACTGTGTTGGTAATCTTCGAATTGACAATTCAAATGCACCCTGGGAGGACCCTTCATTTTCTTACCCAGTGAATCTGGCCTCTCCATTGCAAATTCTTGTTGATGCTAGTGATGGTGCATCTGACTATGGGAACAAGTTCGGTGAGCCTCTAATTCAGGGATATACCAGAACATTTGGGATGAGGTTGCTAAATGGGGAGCGGCGTGAATGGTTGAAGCCTATAATGTTCAGTGGAGCTATAGGCCAAATTGACCATGCACACATATCAAAGGGTGACCCAGAAATTGGCATGCTAGTTGTGAAGATTGGTGGTCCAGCGTACAGAATTGGTATGGGCGGTGGTGCTGCCTCGAGTATGGTTAGTGGCCAGAACGATGCAGAGCTTGATTTCAACGCAGTACAGCGTGGAGATGCTGAGATGGCACAGAAATTGTATCGTGTAGTCAGGGCATGTGCAGAAATGGGACAGAGCAATCCTATCATCAGCATTCATGATCAGGGTGCAGGAGGAAATTGTAATGTTGTGAAGGAAATAATATATCCCAAGGGAGCTGAAATTGATATCCGTTCAATTGTTGTTGGTGATCATACATTGTCGGTCTTGGAGATATGGGGTGCTGAGTACCAGGAACAGGATGCACTACTTGTGAAACCTGAGAGCAGAAGCCTGTTAGAATCGCTTTGTGAGAGGGAAAGAGTTTCAATGGCTGTCATTGGGAAAATTGATGGCTGTGGAAAAATTGTGTTGATTGATAGCGCTGCTGTGGAGCATTCCAAGCTGAATGGCCTCCCTCCTCCAACCCCTGTTGAAGAACTTGAGCTTGAAAAGGTTTTAGGAGATATGCCTCAGAAGACCTTCGAGTTCAGGCGTGTTTCTCAAGTCACAGAGCCTTTAGACATTGCACCTGGGGTGACACTACTAGATGCTCTGAAGCGAGTATTAAGGCTCCCATCCGTGTGTTCAAAACGTTTCTTGACCACTAAGGTTGATAGGTGTGTGACAGGTCTTGTTGCACAACAGCAGACAGTTGGGCCTCTCCAACTCCCGCTTGCTGATGTGGCTGTGATTGCACAGACGTACACAGACCTAACAGGTGGTGCTTGCAGCATTGGAGAACAACCAATAAAGGGTTTGCTTAATCCTAAGGCCATGGCCAGACTTGCTGTTGGGGAGGCCTTGACTAATCTTGTTTGGGCTAAGGTTACATCACTTGCTGATGTCAAAGCAAGCGGGAATTGGATGTACGCTGCAAAGCTTGATGGCGAAGGTGCAGATATGTATGATGCAGCTGTTGCATTGGCTGACTGCATGATTGAACTTGGTATTGCAATAGATGGGGGAAAGGACAGTCTTTCCATGGCAGCTCAGTGTGATGGTGAAGTCGTCAAGGCTCCTGGAAATCTGGTCATCAGTACTTACGTGACATGTCCTGATATAACATTGACAGTAACCCCTGATTTGAAGCTCGGCAAGGATGGAATTCTTCTGCATATTGATCTTGCTAAAGGAAATCGCCGTCTCGGTGGTTCTGCTCTTGCACAAGCATTTGATCAAATTGGAAATGACTGCCCGGACATTGATGATGTTCTGTACTTGAAGAAGGTATTTGAGGCCATTCAGGAATTGCTCAGTGAACGTCTTATTTCAGCAGGCCATGACATAAGCGATGGTGGCCTTATTGTGAGTGTTCTTGAGATGGCATTTGCTGGTAACTGTGGTTTTAAGCTCGACATAGACTTAGAAGATAGGAGCCTTATTGAAGGACTTTTTGCAGAGGAGCTTGGCCTCATTATTGAAGTACACTCGAAATATCTCAACATCGTGAAGCAAAAGCTTGAAATAGCAGGCATTTCTGCTAATGTTATTGGAGAAGTTACTAGCTTACCAGAAATAGAAGTTTTTGTTGATGGCAATCTGCATCTCAAGGAAAAAACTTCGGATCTCAGGGATCTGTGGGAGGAAACGAGCTTCCAGCTTGAGGAGTTACAACGTCTGAAATCTTGTGTCAAACTTGAGAAAGAAGGACTAAAATGCAGGACATCACCATCATGGTCTCTGTCTTTTACCCCCAAATTCACAGATGGGAAACTGTTGACTGCTTCCTCGAAACCAAAGGTTGCCATCATTCGTGAAGAAGGGAGCAATGGGGACAGGGAAATGGCTGCTGCATTCCACGCTGCTGGATTTGAACCATGGGATATTACTATGTCAGACCTCTTGGCTGGGAAGTCTTCTCTCAAGGAGTTCCGAGGGATTGCGTTTGTTGGTGGTTTCAGCTATGCAGATGTGCTGGATTCAGCGAAAGGCTGGGCTGCATCAATCAGGTTTAACCAACCCCTCATTCAGCAATTCCAGGACTTCTACCACAGGCCAGACACGTTTAGCCTTGGAGTATGCAATGGTTGTCAGCTTATGGCTCTTCTTGGCTGGGTGCCAGGGTCAGGTGTTGGAGGTTCTCTTGGTACAGGTGGTGATTTGTCCCAGCCGAGGTTTATTCACAATGAATCTGGTCGTTTTGAGTGCCGGTTTACCAGTGTGTCCATTGGCGATTCTCCTGCTATTATGTTCAAAGGGATGGAAGGTTCCACCTTGGGTGTTTGGAGTGCTCATGGCGAGGGAAGAGCTTTCTTCCCAGATGAAAATATTCTAGCTACTGTTGTGAAGTCTAATCTGGCTCCTGTGCGGTATTGTGATGATTATAACAATATTACTGAGACTTATCCCTTCAATCCTAATGGTTCTCCACTAGGTATAGCAGCCCTTTGCTCACCTGATGGGAGGCACCTGGCTATGATGCCGCATCCAGAGCGTTGCTTCATGATGTGGCAATATCCATGGTATCCTAAGGAATGGCAGGTTGAGAAGAGTGGCCCCAGCCCTTGGCTGCGAATGTTCCAGAATGCTAGAGAATGGTGCTCATAG